The following proteins are encoded in a genomic region of Streptomyces sp. SLBN-31:
- a CDS encoding alpha/beta fold hydrolase, translating into MLGVIARTVHRHVEIEDVPVFYRESVPDRADAPVLLLLHGFPSASHQFRRLIDTLGSHYRLIAPDYPGFGLTRTPDGFAYTFDRLADITEGFVQSLGLDRFVMYVFDFGAPVGFRIAERHPEWIAGLVVQNANAYEEGLSDIARGLVELTPHTPGAQDTIGDVLTLAGTRGQYETGVADPDLIAPDGWTLDQHFLDLPGRKDAQRSLIFDYHTNVERYGRWQAWLRRHTPPTLVLWGTGDPFFIEPGAHAYLRDLPDAELHLFDTGHFALETHLPDIAPLMADFLDRAWK; encoded by the coding sequence ATGCTTGGTGTCATCGCTCGTACGGTCCACCGCCACGTGGAGATCGAGGACGTCCCCGTCTTCTACCGGGAATCGGTCCCCGACCGGGCCGACGCACCCGTCCTCCTTCTCCTGCACGGATTCCCCTCCGCCTCCCACCAGTTCCGGCGTCTCATCGACACCCTCGGCTCGCACTACCGGCTGATCGCCCCGGACTATCCCGGCTTCGGCCTCACCCGGACTCCGGACGGCTTCGCATACACCTTCGACCGGCTCGCCGACATCACCGAAGGCTTCGTCCAGAGCCTCGGCCTCGACCGGTTCGTGATGTACGTCTTCGACTTCGGCGCCCCCGTCGGCTTCCGCATCGCCGAGCGCCACCCCGAATGGATCGCGGGCCTGGTCGTGCAGAACGCCAACGCCTACGAGGAAGGTCTCTCGGACATCGCGCGCGGCCTCGTCGAGCTGACTCCCCACACGCCCGGAGCCCAGGACACCATCGGCGACGTACTCACCCTGGCCGGCACCCGCGGCCAGTACGAGACCGGTGTCGCCGACCCGGACCTCATCGCCCCGGACGGCTGGACCCTCGACCAGCACTTCCTCGACCTGCCGGGCCGCAAGGACGCCCAGCGGTCACTGATCTTCGACTACCACACCAACGTCGAGCGCTACGGTCGCTGGCAGGCGTGGCTTCGTCGGCACACCCCGCCCACGCTCGTCCTCTGGGGCACCGGCGACCCCTTCTTCATCGAACCCGGCGCCCACGCCTACCTCCGCGACCTCCCCGACGCCGAACTCCACCTCTTCGACACCGG
- a CDS encoding ABATE domain-containing protein — protein sequence MSDLVPLTGEPLALDLVNTRPSTGDLLVSPDGLREWWTLQAARLPDEVPQKIDAEDLAAVRAVREHTARALDHVRRGDEPPAADLRALNGAQRAAPAISELGWTGSAVTVVRRREGSPGLRLAAWLAEAAADLLVDPAVATIRECEADDCVMLFLPTHPRRRWCSAARCGNRMRVARHYQRHKAGDPQRPDGR from the coding sequence ATGAGTGATCTCGTGCCGCTGACCGGAGAGCCGCTGGCGCTGGACCTGGTCAACACCCGCCCGTCCACGGGCGACCTGCTGGTCTCCCCGGACGGCCTGCGGGAGTGGTGGACGTTGCAGGCCGCCCGCCTCCCGGACGAGGTGCCGCAGAAGATCGACGCGGAAGACCTGGCCGCCGTGCGGGCCGTACGAGAGCACACGGCCCGCGCCCTGGACCACGTCCGCAGGGGCGACGAGCCCCCGGCCGCCGACCTGCGGGCACTCAATGGCGCCCAGCGCGCCGCGCCGGCCATCAGCGAACTGGGCTGGACCGGCTCGGCCGTGACAGTCGTCCGTCGGCGGGAGGGCTCCCCGGGTCTGCGGCTCGCTGCCTGGCTCGCGGAAGCCGCCGCCGACCTGCTCGTCGACCCCGCGGTGGCGACGATCCGTGAATGCGAGGCGGACGACTGCGTGATGCTGTTCCTGCCCACCCATCCACGCCGCCGCTGGTGCTCGGCCGCCCGCTGCGGCAACCGTATGCGCGTCGCGCGGCACTATCAGCGCCACAAGGCGGGAGATCCGCAGCGCCCCGACGGCCGGTAG